The DNA region TCTTTTCAAAAGACAAGAAACCTCATTTAGTGTTTCACAGAAAATTTCAGCTCCTGTAACCTTCCAATCAATGGGTTGCCCAATCAATAGGGCTATTAAAGGACCTCCTGCAGACATGGAACATaattatcttttttattttcatctcaGGAGCACTACCGGGAGAAGAAGAAGGCAACTCAAGGTATGTGACACTAAAAGGTACCTTTGAACTCCTCATCTGTGAGATGCTTGAAGGTTCTGTTAAGGTAGAGTAGCAGGTCACTGAGGTCCTTTGTGTTGCCTTGGGCTACAGCATCAAAGATCCTTCTGCGGTCATAAAATCTGAAAGCTTTTTCTGAGCAGCCTGTGATGGAATCTGTAGACAGGAGCCTAACAAGGGGAAATGTCAGTTACCTAAAGTCAGATATTTAGCAGGCTTTTTATCAACTACCAGAACTGCTCTTCATTTGCTCAGGTGAAGTAGTAAATGCTGCAGATCAGAATAGGTACCTCTGCAAAGACTAAAGGAACAAAGTCTGCAAGCAACTCTCCTGATAAAATTACAATTCTGTTGCTGAAAAGCTGAGAACAAGTGATCAAAGAGGCATTGAAGCTTGGCAGTGTAACTGCAAGCCTGGAGCCAGGCAATCCCTTGTTCTCACTCTGAACCAGGTCCATTCACTGAGCAGCCTCGAGCAAGTGAACTGAGGCCCACTGCCAATTTTGGGCATAATATCCATGGAGATTGAGATTTTTAGAGATGCCAAGAGACAACAGTTATTGTCACTTTCATTTGCAACGCTCCTTAATTTGGCATAGAAAACAGTGAAACTGAAAAAATGGTCATGCTCAAGTGGAGAGAACAAATGCTGCTCTAAGAACCATGGCCTGCAGCTGTCAAATGATTCATTACAACCAAATCTCACCAGGCAGACTTACTTGTGAAGTTTGCCCCTCTCCAAATTCACGTGGAATTTGATGACAGAAGGTGCCATCAGGTGATCCATCTGGCAGAAGGAGTCCATGGGAGCCATGTCCTTGTCACTGTCCCCCATCACAAAGCGGCCCCGTCTTGCAAAAATGTTGCTTTTGGGTGGGTGCACCCTGGAGCTGAGGGGGCCCTGGGGGTTGTCAGGGGCCTCCTGGACAGAGTCCTCCCCATCTGTGTGTTCATCTGTCACTTCAGATTCCTCCATGTCAAAACTGCCAAACTTCTTCATCTTCCCAAGGATGGAGGACATGATGAGCCAGCAGGCTGTGAGGAAGGACACAAACACCTCAGGTCAGCACATACAGGGCCACGAGTCCCCTTTTGGCCAGGAATGTTTTCCACAAGCAGCAGGGAGTGGATTGGTTGCTCTCATCCCAGAAATGAGGCAGATGGACACGTTCTcactgtgcccacagccagaACAGTTTAGTAGGGTCTTTATTCCATTTGTTCCTGTTCCCACTGCCCTCACCCATTCCAGAATGCAGAAAGCAAaccagagcatcccagagcttcctgcccatttccctgcagagctgagcctcAGCTACCTCTGCCTAAAACCACTGCCTCATCCTCCAGTCCTTGCTAAACCCTGAACAACctcaaacccccaaaatctctgcttttcttctctaCTTTCTGACTGGTTTGTGCCACAAACCATTCTCATGATTTTATCAGGGACGTGAAAAATCCCTGCTTGTGCCATAACCTGATCTCtggggtgctgagcacagagggCTTCCTGCACCCAGGAAAATGATCCTTAAGGGCTTTGCCAGAGTTGTGGCAGTGCCTGATGGAAACTGGAGTGTGTGATCCTTGAGAGGTGACTGTCACCCCAGCCCTGAGGCACGGAAACACAGAGGAGAGCTTAGCACTGATAAGAACAACCACAGCTGATCTTGTCTGATTCACAACCACACAGAACCTGACACAAGCAACAAGTACACAATCAGAGAATGCTTTGGGTGGGGAGacaccttaaagctcatctcattccacccctctgccatggccagggacaccttccactatccaaggttgctctgagccctgtccagcctggccttggacactcccagggatccagaggcagccccagctgctgtgggcagcctgtgcctccccaccctcacagatAACACACTGCTGAAGGTAAAACAAGTTGCCTTGTCTTTGTTTGGTTCCTTATCAACATATTTTAATCAGACAAATATTGTCCTCGTGCCACTGAATGGAAAATAGCCTGGAATTCCAGCAGTGGAGACAGGAACACACAtctgagctgctgcacagctggcTGGAGACATGCTCTGAAAGCCCACAGTGCTTGGAAATCCTACAGCTTTGAGCACAGGAATGTCACTAAATCTTTAAAAAGCCTCAAATTATAAACCACATTAGGGTGGTCAGTAATTTTCTCTGTACAGTCAGGGTGAAAACAACATGAACACACTTCAAGGTTGTTTCTCTTGTGAAGAGAAACATTCTGAGGGTTGTGTGCAAACCTGCATTGAAGCTGGATTTTCAGTTCTGTAGGAATAAATCATGTTTATATCAAGGGTCACTTACATTTTTCTGTGAAAGCAGGACAGGGAAGAAAATTTTGTCATTTGCATTTTCTATCATTTTGTACAATATACACATAAATAAAACATCAATTTGCAAACTTGCACCTTTAGggttactggaaacaatctgtcTTAGCACAGATAAAATGCTAATGACTGCAATTTAAATTGCTCACCTTTCAAGTCCTTTGTCTCCTTAGAATCACTCTGAAAAAATAACATAATATCTTATTAACTGAATTGTCCTATAAATaagaagtaaaaatatttctatttggAACAAGATACTAAAATTACAGAAGAACTATTACTACAgtgaaaaaggaataaaaccagttctataaaatatagaaaaatacaGTGGGAATATAGTAATgtacaattttaatttttttgtctatTTAAACTCATGTGGATTGAGCCAAACAGTGAGTGGCTACAGAACACACAATCAATTATTTTccacaaaataaatataaatgtgcaGAATAGGTTCAATCCCGTCTCCCTGGCAATTGCTCAAACCTACATTATACATGCTTTCCTTTCTAAAACCTGGTAATATATTTGATAATGAAGACAAAGCTGCATTTCCTCATGAGTAGGAATTTGCAAGGGAAATAACCTTCACAAATCTGTGGAAGGATtatcaaaaaaccccaataagcATTATCTAGTTTAAAAAATGCACGACATACTTGATCTCCTTGAAACCCATGTACACAGAAGTTTGATACAATGaacaaggaaatattttggCTAGAATGCCTTGCCACATCACAAATAACAGAGTTTAAAAATAACCAGCCATGCTATTCAAATATACATGCAGAACTTACAAATATTGACAGAAATCCTCTCTTCTGAGAAATGGTCCAGGCTCAGTGAACACCCACTGATCTACAGGAATTTGGTGCCAGATATTCCTCCTCCAAGGTGCCTGGACTGCAAAGCCCTCAGAGTTTGCTTCTCCACTTCATTTGTCTGCAAAATGTGATGATTTTTAGAACCAAGGGAAGTTCACTGGAAAAACAGAGAATAGAGCAATAAGATAATTAAGAACAATTCTGGAACCAGAAGCATCAGTGGCTTCTATTCCCAGAGGTTTAGCAAAGCGCTTTACAAGAATTGCAGTAAGCTGCTGTtgtttttccctcccctttAATTGCATTTAGTAATGGATATTCTTCTCCAGATTTCCTCTTCGTAAATACACTCAAGTTtgcaaaaaagacaaaaaaaaaaagaaaaaaagcatccAAACCACCAGACAGCAACTGTTTCTGGGGGGGTCACAGTTTCAATTCTTGAATTTCAATTCAATTTACAAAAGTTTGTAAAATGTTTGTAAAGTGTGGCTGATTTAAAGATAAACATTTTAACAATAAGCTGATTCAGAACAAAGTTGAGGAAGAACCAGTAAGTCCAaagttctttttattatttcatgctTCTCCTAGGTTTTATTTGaattgtgtatatatatatatatgtaagaGTCAGCCTCTAAATATTAATGTtatgagggaaaaaacccaacttaTCTAACCCTGGATGGATCTAACACCTTCAAAAATTCAGAGCTGTGTCATATATTGCtaaatatataatttacatAAGATTTTTTTGACAGAAACTGATCTGGAGAAACAGCTCTTCCAGAGGCTGTTAGGCTGGGAGCAACCCCCCAACTTCCTGAGATTTTGAGTAGAATATGAAATTATTCAATGAAATTATCAGCCTTTTGTTTTGTAAAAAGTGGCTGTCTCTCTGGTCTTGCCTTGAATATATAAAAGAATTATGTATTTACCTATTTAATAGCAAACTAATTAAACTCCTCATATCTGTGGTACTCAGAGTAACAAGGCTCTTTATTAATGCATAAATATAGATTACCAACAGGCAGCTCCTCAGCAGCATCCAAAATGCTGCAAAGGTTTTTGATGCAACAGCATCATCAGCTCTTGCCTGTTATtcaataaaaatgaaagcagaCCTGttgataaaaatatatttataataatgcAATGTACATGTAGACTGAAAGTATAGATAttttaacattaaaataaagactaggagaagaaataatttctaagAGCATAAGATAGGGGATAAAACTTGGAAATTTTAAGGGAGTGCACAAAAGCATCAGACCAAGTTACAGACAGTAGCTCATCTCTCCCAGTCCTTTCCAACATATTTCCTACCAGGAAAATGAGCCTCACAAGAAGTGTCTTTTTATGCAGAAAGTTAATGGATCTTTCCCAGTCACTCACATAAATTTATTGTGATAATTACTCCTCATTTCACAAATGGGAATGACAGAGCAACAAAATGTGCAGACCCAGGAGAAGCAGTGAGAGTGCATGTggaataaagtttaaaaaaaaacccaaaaaaacaaacattagaGTGTcaggaaaaaaccagaaagctGCATCAGGCCATTCCAAATAATGACTTTATTTCCTATGGAACATCACCATAGCTGCCCCCACAGCAGCATCCACATCCTTCCCATAAACCACAGGGAATGGAAAAATCCTCTCCACTTCCTGCCTCAGCACCTCGttcctggcaagggcagtgcCACTGCCCAGGACCCTGGTgacccccagctcctgcaggtgctgcacAGGGAACATGGAGCTCAGGTTCTCCACGAGGCCAcggcacagggctctgctgacatggcccagggacagctcagaggcaccaatgctgctcactgatgccagcagctcaggaaggtgTCTCTCTCCAAAGATGGTTGGGTGGATTGAGAGCTTGCTGTGTTTTTGAGCCAAGGCTGCTTGGATTATCCTTGGGTAGATGGCAGATTCCTGAACCTGAAATCCTGCAGATGGGAAATATTTTGTTATCAATCTGAAAGGGTCTGGTGTATCTCACATGTGGACAGTTACAACAGACACTGATGCACCTGTTTAGCAAAATATTGGATATCTTTTTCAAAGGTAATTGTGTGTCCAAGATTATGAACCATAATTCTCCCATCCAATTGTACCCAGAGTGTGCAATAGCAGAAACCTTTTTCTGATTACCCAACTGCCTGTCCTGACAACAACAGCTACTCCTCATTGCCTGTACTGTCCCACAAAACAATGTCTTTAAAGGGACTGGCAGCAGGGTTCAGCTTCAGTGCCTGGATTCCACGTGAATGCAACATTCACCTTGAGAACTAACTGAAAGAACAATTTCAGAGCTGATTTCTGTAGTGCAAAACCCAAGAGATTATTAAAAAACCTGTCAATGCCATGCTTAAAGCACTTTAAAGATATTCCATGAGTTTGAGTCTTAAAATCCATTAGTGCTGCAAAATATGCACCAAGAGGACTCCTTTGGACTGCAGTCACACCAAATTACAGGCTGCAGTCCTCAAATCTGCCAGCCTTGCCTTTTGAAAATCAACTGGCACAAAATAACTCCGTGCTTGAAACAAAAGAAGGCCTAGAGGGGAAATGAATGTGGAGTCCAAGCATGACTGTCTCAGCATGTTCAAAagcttcagcaggaaattcCAGAGATCTGGGAAGCATGACCCAGGAATTCCATCCTTGTTCCCTTTATGGCATGATGGAACAGCTCCAGGCTCGTCCCTTTGCTTCAGCTTCCTTTTACCTTGATGATCAACCCCAGTTTTGTGCTTCAACTCTCCTTGAAATGACTCACCCAGCTCTTGTGCCCACTGTGCCACCATTCCCACAAATGTTGCCAGCACATTGCCTCCGTTGAGTgatgctgccactgccaagtaGTCACCATTGAAGTAGGGAAAATAAGTGACAGCTGAGGAAGGATCTGGTGCCTCTGGAGGCTGGAAACCCAGGGGCATTGAGATGGTCAGCTGAGCAGAGGTGCTGATATTAAGAACTGAAACACAcccaaaaaaaagaggaaaaaaggaaacaatcAGTGTTTTACTAAGCTACCCCAAAGGAGAACaatgagaaaaacaaatcaGATACCAAAATGACCATACCTGCATCAGTCCTCTCAGTCAGACAGGAATAAACAGAGCACTGGAAATCTCCCAGGGCAATTCCCACTTTTGCTCCTTTGGGTATTCCATGCCATGCACAGGTTGTCCTGCCTGCAACACTGCCAGGGTCTCCCACCTCTGGAAGCAAGTGCACAGGAAAGCCAGATTTTTTCAGTCTGGAAGTAGAACGACATTATTGGAATAAAGCAGTTGAGGAATGTGAGGCATTGCTACAAAAAACTCTTTGAAGTCACAGATGAACCTGGCCACACATTTGTGGCTGCTGCATTTATGGATGCTTTCACCAGTTTAGAAAGCTTGGTCtgggacaggggcagcattCCAGTCCAGTGGGCTGGGTAAACCAGTCTGGAAGAATaaactgttttcctttctaTGCAATCTGAGCACCTCAGATTATACACTGCATCTTCAGTTTAACCTACTGATGCCATATGGACAAGCAGGTCCAGAGTGAAGggacaaaaccagcaaaaaatgCAGTTAAATGTCAAAACTTCAGTTGTCATGCAATTAGTAGTTCACAACAAAATCACGAAGAGTTAAGTCCAACAAACTCCTTACATAAtcagctgcaggtgctgcagcaaCACCACCACATTAGTAACAGTTCAGTTCAGCCAGCAAAATGCAAATTTCTGTCACTCTTTCATACCTTGATGAGAAGATCTTTCACCTTGGAGTCCTGGCCTAACCTAAGCCCTGCAATATATAAGGCCTTAGCACTCAGCCCTGAAAGAGCaaatcattaaaataaataagtaaataaataaactgaTTCTTTCTAAGATTTTCTGTAGCTTAATAGCTCTTAAGTATTATCATAAATAAATCTTAGAAATTATGAAGCTCAACTCAAAGAACTAGAGTGGAAACTCTTTACCATGGCACAGGTAACACTGTGGCTGCACTtgtccatcccaccccaccacAGAAAGGGAGAGAACAGCTTGGAATCCCTGATAAAtctctcagctctgctgtgtgtaGATTTTGGGCCAGATTTTATCAGATTAAATAGAGCAAATTCTCAATAGCTCCTCAGTACAGGCCACAATTAATTAGGAATAACTTTCAATCCCTTTTTATCTGCAGCACATCAACAGTCAGGGCCCAAAGAGGGGCTCACACTGCTGACATGAGCAGTGCACAAACCCCCCTGAATGGCTCAGCACTTACATATCAGTATTCCAGCTCTTGTTCCTGCAGTTAAAATATCCCCAGCTGGCAGCATTCTGGACAGACATCAGGGGCTTCTTCAGGTCACACAGCATGGCCACCACATAGTCCTGGATGGTGCCAGCTGCATCATAAGCCTTCAGAAAATCTGGACTTTTAAACAagatgtttgaaaaaaaaatttaaaagaggGGTTTTTGCTTTAAGACAATGAGAGAAGACAATTTTCATTGTTGGGGGAACTTCAGACATGTGGGTCCATTAAAATATCAAACAGCCACCTCAGTGATCAACCTGAATTttattggtttggtttttctaaATGGAATTTGTTATCCAAGCTGCAGCAACACTTATCTGCAGATGGAAGATGGAGAGAGGGCAGCTTTAAGGAAGGGGTTGTCAAAGTTCAaaagcacagcacagaaaaaattaGCAGGAAAGTAGTAATTGTTTGTGTGAAATAAATAATACTTTGTTGATCCCAGAGTATTATTGAAAAATAGGCAAATTCCCACTTGCTCTGGGATCCACAAATCACATTGATGGAAATGTATCAAATGtgaagtaaaacaaagcagctgGGCTCATGACTTATACAACTCTAAAGATCACACCATGTTCCATAGATTTGCTGGGCACACAGTGAAAAAAACCAAGATCTAATAAAATTTCCCCATTTATTGAACCTGAACTCATTGCAAAGGAAGAGACTGGATCTTGGAGAAATATGAAACTGAAGAGCAAATCTTGCTGATGCCAAATCATAAGTGAAAAATTATATCCTCTgcaaacacaccacaacaaagCAGAGCACTTGTGTCACCCCATGAGGATCTGTCTCAGTGTctgaggaaggaaggaactGAAATTCATTTAGAGACTCTGTTTTGGCATCTGGCAGCAACCAGACCAAGCAGCTCTGTTACTGTTTTAGGCATGTCTGTACTTTccacaaagcagcacaaggcAAAATGACAATGGTCAAACTGCActagcagagctgctctgagccaTGGTCCAGACCAGAATTATTCCATGATACTTTAAAGCTTCTATTCCTATATGGTGAAAAGCTTACCCTTTTATTAGTGATCTGTAGTATTTTTATGAGGTCAGAGACTCTTGCATGCTTAATTGCACGTAGTTTATATTAAATACTGccattttaaatattctttgaCTACTTAATTAAGATTATGATTACAGAGaagcacagctctcagctgtagCAGCACTAACATGTTACAAGAATACTAATTGTCACATCAACTCAAGATGAGAGCAGCCTTTGGAGCAGCAATGTACCTGTTCTTTGAGTACCAGAAGATGGTGGCACATCCAAATCCTGTAGCCAGGCTGACGTGTGACTGAGGCAGAGgaagggaggagaggaaggcggggctgcagcgcccatCCTGCCACGTGACCAGGTGGCTGACCCTGTCTGCCTCAAAGGCAGGGCCTGGGCCACCCTCTGACCACCTGCACCCTGAAAACACAACAGAATCCAAGAAATCCAGTgactcctgcagcacagcctgcctgGCATTCCTCACTTCTGGACACACCTGAGAATTTGTTAAATATATCACAAACAGAGCCAGTAGAGACTGTAATGAAATTAGTCTTAGTTTCCAGCCCTAGATAACATCATAATGCAAATTATCCTTTGTAGCACAGAGAATGGTATCCAAAGCCTCCCTTCTCCTGAAGAGAGATATTAAAGATACAACTTAAATACCAG from Zonotrichia albicollis isolate bZonAlb1 chromosome 22, bZonAlb1.hap1, whole genome shotgun sequence includes:
- the SHPK gene encoding sedoheptulokinase isoform X2, with amino-acid sequence MAAAGGPGPTYVLGIDVGTTSVKAALVTGTERGLALAQSCSRETQAYSDSPGAAAQGMEQDVQKIIRALNECLAALPQQQLQQVTHIGISGQMHGVVFWKSDKGCRWSEGGPGPAFEADRVSHLVTWQDGRCSPAFLSSLPLPQSHVSLATGFGCATIFWYSKNSPDFLKAYDAAGTIQDYVVAMLCDLKKPLMSVQNAASWGYFNCRNKSWNTDILKKSGFPVHLLPEVGDPGSVAGRTTCAWHGIPKGAKVGIALGDFQCSVYSCLTERTDAVLNISTSAQLTISMPLGFQPPEAPDPSSAVTYFPYFNGDYLAVAASLNGGNVLATFVGMVAQWAQELGFQVQESAIYPRIIQAALAQKHSKLSIHPTIFGERHLPELLASVSSIGASELSLGHVSRALCRGLVENLSSMFPVQHLQELGVTRVLGSGTALARNE
- the SHPK gene encoding sedoheptulokinase isoform X1, which produces MAAAGGPGPTYVLGIDVGTTSVKAALVTGTERGLALAQSCSRETQAYSDSPGAAAQGMEQDVQKIIRALNECLAALPQQQLQQVTHIGISGQMHGVVFWKSDKGCRWSEGGPGPAFEADRVSHLVTWQDGRCSPAFLSSLPLPQSHVSLATGFGCATIFWYSKNSPDFLKAYDAAGTIQDYVVAMLCDLKKPLMSVQNAASWGYFNCRNKSWNTDILKKSGFPVHLLPEVGDPGSVAGRTTCAWHGIPKGAKVGIALGDFQCSVYSCLTERTDAVLNISTSAQLTISMPLGFQPPEAPDPSSAVTYFPYFNGDYLAVAASLNGGNVLATFVGMVAQWAQELGFQVQESAIYPRIIQAALAQKHSKLSIHPTIFGERHLPELLASVSSIGASELSLGHVSRALCRGLVENLSSMFPVQHLQELGVTRVLGSGTALARNEVLRQEVERIFPFPVVYGKDVDAAVGAAMVMFHRK